In the genome of Ignavibacteriales bacterium, one region contains:
- a CDS encoding T9SS type A sorting domain-containing protein, which produces MAIDNNSNTYIVGQTYSNSNIITVKYNSSGIFQWAETYDGPSNSQDNPVAIGVDNDGNVFSTGNSLDTTSGYDIAIIKYVQNPTSVDEDDAELSSFTLEQNYPNPFNPMTKINFTIPLSETLRGASVLTTLKVYDVLGKEIATLVNEEKPTGSYEVDFNASGLSSGIYFYKLNAGKYSETKKMILVK; this is translated from the coding sequence ATGGCAATCGATAATAATTCAAACACGTATATTGTCGGGCAGACTTACAGTAACTCTAACATAATTACAGTTAAGTATAATTCATCAGGTATTTTTCAATGGGCAGAAACTTATGATGGACCAAGTAACAGTCAGGATAACCCTGTGGCAATTGGTGTTGATAATGATGGAAATGTTTTTTCTACAGGTAACAGCCTTGATACAACCTCGGGATATGATATTGCAATCATTAAGTATGTACAAAACCCCACATCAGTTGATGAAGACGATGCAGAGTTATCATCATTCACCTTGGAACAGAATTATCCAAACCCGTTTAATCCAATGACAAAAATTAATTTTACAATTCCATTATCAGAGACGCTTCGCGGTGCGTCTGTATTAACAACATTAAAAGTTTACGATGTTCTTGGAAAAGAGATTGCCACCTTGGTAAACGAAGAAAAACCAACAGGAAGTTATGAGGTTGATTTTAATGCATCCGGTCTTTCAAGCGGGATATATTTTTACAAACTTAACGCAGGTAAATATTCTGAAACAAAGAAAATGATTTTAGTTAAGTAA
- a CDS encoding serine/threonine protein kinase: MNKELYIKVKELFEKVSEVPESEKESFVDKHSYGDNELKKEVLSLIDSSRHTKDFLEQPLTIDKQNSESFTDPYIGKQIGSYLIEGEAGIGGMGVVYKGARNDKEFDQQVAIKILKHGITSDYLLKRFQIERQALANLQHEFIARLLDGGRTEEGLPYLVMEFIHGLPITEFCRTKELNITERLELFKKVCGAVQYAHQNLIVHRDIKPGNILVTDSGVPKLLDFGIAKLLDEDVNDHEGLTRTGMWHLTPEYASPEQIKGTKITTASDIYSLGVLLYEILTGEQPYRITNSSPAAISKVITEENVLKPSEKVRRTTQSFKDEKSRINFEKISNQLKGDLDNIVLKAMHKDPEQRYASVKDFNDDISRYLKGLPVQARKDSITYRTSKFIARHKVGFSVFVIGNIFIIASIAAIIYQGNIAARERDRAQIELSKFEEVNNFLLEMLSSVDPGVESKDVKVYDLLEKATKDVDVNLKEYPEIQSAIKQTLGSTFIGLGDYEKAKKLLHESLESNKKLFGVISKESAKSSHQLGLCYDWIGDYKASDSFYNAGINIYEKVSDVPMKELADNLNDYGTFLSNLGDYDSAGVVYKRALDIYKLHGIGEGKKAAITINNMAVNLHHQKKIEEAEKFYRQAREILIDLYGPNKPEIASISNNLAFIYLDKKDYLSSEKSFIDAYNVKVATLGENHPSVGLAYVNLGMLYISMKDYPKSEAPLIQAVDLFKRINAPKDPILSLAYYWLGFSYLESNQLNKAEAELLKSLRIREEIFPENNFRTWSTKGELGVCYLKQKRYTEAEKNLLPSLDYFLNGKNKDQKKVTRYTEYSSLLYKELGNETKAKYFQTELQKLNEEIAVQ; the protein is encoded by the coding sequence TTGAATAAAGAACTTTATATAAAAGTAAAAGAACTTTTTGAAAAAGTAAGTGAAGTTCCTGAGAGTGAAAAGGAATCTTTTGTTGATAAACATTCTTACGGAGATAATGAACTGAAGAAAGAAGTCCTTTCACTTATTGACTCATCCAGGCATACAAAAGATTTTCTTGAACAACCGCTGACTATTGATAAACAAAACTCGGAATCATTTACCGACCCATATATAGGCAAACAAATCGGCAGTTACTTGATCGAAGGAGAAGCCGGTATAGGCGGAATGGGCGTTGTTTATAAAGGCGCAAGAAATGATAAAGAGTTTGACCAGCAGGTTGCAATAAAAATTTTAAAGCACGGTATTACTTCTGATTATCTTCTTAAACGATTTCAGATAGAGCGGCAGGCCCTTGCAAATTTGCAGCATGAGTTTATTGCAAGACTTCTTGATGGCGGAAGAACTGAAGAAGGGCTTCCATATCTAGTTATGGAATTTATACACGGTTTACCGATCACTGAATTCTGCAGAACAAAAGAACTTAATATTACAGAGCGGTTAGAACTTTTTAAAAAAGTCTGCGGAGCTGTGCAATATGCTCACCAGAATCTTATTGTGCACAGAGATATAAAGCCCGGAAATATTCTTGTTACTGATTCGGGCGTTCCAAAACTTCTTGACTTCGGAATCGCAAAACTGCTGGATGAAGATGTGAACGACCACGAAGGTTTAACAAGAACAGGTATGTGGCATTTAACCCCCGAGTATGCAAGTCCCGAACAGATTAAGGGAACAAAAATTACAACTGCAAGTGATATCTATTCGCTTGGTGTTTTACTTTATGAAATTCTGACAGGAGAACAACCATACAGAATTACAAACAGTTCACCCGCAGCAATAAGCAAAGTGATCACCGAAGAGAATGTATTAAAGCCCAGTGAAAAAGTAAGACGCACAACACAAAGTTTTAAAGATGAAAAAAGCCGTATTAACTTCGAAAAAATTTCTAACCAGTTAAAAGGTGATCTTGATAATATTGTGCTTAAGGCAATGCATAAAGATCCCGAACAGCGATATGCTTCAGTAAAAGATTTTAATGATGATATTTCAAGATATTTGAAAGGACTTCCCGTTCAGGCAAGAAAGGATTCCATCACTTACCGTACATCAAAATTTATTGCTAGACATAAAGTAGGATTTTCAGTTTTTGTTATCGGCAACATATTTATCATCGCGAGTATAGCCGCTATTATATACCAGGGAAACATTGCTGCACGGGAACGGGACAGGGCGCAAATTGAACTAAGTAAGTTTGAAGAAGTGAATAACTTCCTGCTTGAAATGCTCTCTTCAGTTGATCCCGGGGTTGAAAGCAAGGATGTGAAAGTTTATGACCTGTTAGAAAAAGCAACAAAAGATGTTGATGTAAACCTGAAAGAATATCCCGAAATACAATCCGCCATCAAGCAGACGCTCGGTTCAACATTTATAGGTCTGGGTGATTATGAAAAAGCAAAAAAACTTTTGCACGAATCACTTGAATCAAATAAAAAATTATTCGGAGTTATCAGTAAGGAGTCGGCTAAATCATCACATCAACTTGGACTTTGTTATGACTGGATAGGTGACTATAAGGCTTCCGATTCATTTTACAATGCGGGCATCAACATATATGAAAAAGTATCGGATGTTCCGATGAAAGAACTTGCTGACAATCTTAATGACTACGGAACATTTTTATCAAACCTCGGAGACTATGACAGCGCCGGTGTTGTTTATAAAAGGGCACTGGATATTTACAAACTGCACGGTATTGGTGAAGGCAAGAAAGCCGCAATAACAATTAACAACATGGCTGTTAATCTGCATCATCAAAAGAAAATTGAAGAAGCAGAAAAGTTTTACAGGCAAGCGAGGGAAATACTTATTGATCTTTATGGACCGAACAAACCTGAGATTGCGAGTATATCCAACAATCTTGCATTCATATATCTTGATAAAAAAGATTATCTGTCATCCGAAAAATCTTTCATTGATGCCTACAATGTTAAGGTAGCTACACTTGGAGAAAATCATCCTTCGGTTGGATTGGCTTATGTAAATCTTGGTATGCTTTATATAAGTATGAAAGATTATCCCAAATCCGAAGCGCCGCTTATTCAGGCAGTTGATCTTTTCAAAAGAATTAATGCACCTAAAGATCCCATACTTTCACTCGCATATTACTGGCTCGGATTTTCATATCTTGAATCTAATCAGTTGAATAAAGCAGAAGCTGAATTGCTTAAATCACTGAGAATACGCGAGGAAATATTTCCTGAAAATAATTTCAGAACATGGTCAACCAAAGGTGAACTTGGTGTGTGTTACTTAAAACAAAAAAGATATACCGAAGCCGAAAAAAATCTTCTTCCGTCACTTGATTATTTTTTAAACGGCAAAAATAAAGATCAGAAAAAAGTTACCCGCTATACTGAATACTCTTCTTTACTCTATAAAGAGCTCGGCAATGAAACCAAAGCAAAATATTTTCAAACCGAGCTGCAAAAATTAAATGAAGAAATAGCAGTTCAATAA
- a CDS encoding sigma-70 family RNA polymerase sigma factor: protein MQNSQIHITKLLNDYSNGNKLVLAEILPLVYNELRRISSKYLREEHRNHTLQTTELVHEAYLKLIGDENISWESRAHFFGIAAQSMRQILVDHARKRNSKKRGDGEQKISLDDSPTLLVESDEQIIALDDALKKLEAIDSRSGKIVEMRFFSGLSIEETAKALNISTSTAKRDWNFAKAWLYREIG, encoded by the coding sequence ATGCAGAACTCTCAAATTCATATAACAAAGCTGTTGAATGACTACAGCAATGGCAATAAACTTGTGCTGGCTGAAATCCTGCCGCTTGTTTACAATGAACTGAGACGAATTTCATCGAAGTATTTAAGAGAAGAACACCGCAATCATACACTTCAAACAACTGAACTTGTTCACGAAGCATATCTTAAGTTGATCGGCGATGAAAATATTTCCTGGGAAAGTCGCGCACACTTTTTTGGAATTGCGGCTCAATCAATGAGACAGATACTTGTGGATCACGCACGCAAAAGAAATTCGAAGAAACGCGGGGATGGGGAACAAAAAATTTCTTTGGACGATTCTCCTACTTTACTGGTTGAAAGCGATGAACAAATAATTGCGCTTGATGATGCATTAAAAAAACTCGAAGCGATAGATTCAAGATCAGGTAAAATTGTTGAGATGAGATTCTTCTCGGGATTATCTATTGAAGAAACTGCAAAAGCACTAAACATTTCTACATCAACAGCTAAACGGGACTGGAACTTTGCCAAAGCATGGCTGTACAGGGAAATAGGCTGA
- a CDS encoding sigma-70 family RNA polymerase sigma factor, whose product MPDNSQQNITLLLEAYSNGKKEAVDELLPYIFNELRKISSKYLKDEYRNHTLQTTELVHEAYLKLVGDQNLSWQNRSHFFGIAANSMRQILVDHARKRNSLKRGEGKTILALEQAMEMAIESDEDIIALEDALQKLESFDPRLSKVVELRFFAGLNVEETANVLECSAATVKREWSLAKSWLFREIGKA is encoded by the coding sequence ATGCCGGACAATTCTCAACAGAACATTACGCTACTTCTTGAAGCATACAGCAATGGAAAAAAAGAAGCAGTGGATGAACTTCTTCCATATATTTTTAATGAGCTAAGAAAAATTTCATCAAAGTATCTGAAAGATGAATACAGAAATCATACTCTGCAAACAACTGAACTTGTACACGAAGCATATTTAAAACTTGTGGGGGATCAAAACCTTTCTTGGCAAAACCGCTCACACTTTTTCGGTATTGCTGCAAATTCAATGAGGCAGATATTAGTTGACCATGCTCGTAAACGTAATTCTCTGAAAAGAGGCGAGGGCAAAACAATACTAGCGCTTGAACAGGCAATGGAGATGGCAATTGAATCGGACGAGGATATTATTGCCCTGGAAGATGCACTTCAAAAACTTGAATCATTTGACCCGAGATTAAGCAAGGTTGTTGAACTAAGATTTTTTGCAGGACTTAATGTTGAAGAAACAGCTAATGTGCTTGAATGTTCAGCCGCTACTGTAAAAAGAGAATGGAGCCTGGCAAAGTCATGGTTGTTCAGGGAAATTGGTAAAGCATAA
- a CDS encoding SBBP repeat-containing protein, whose translation MKTVLLLFAVLYPLSGFAQIAPEWMSFLTGPGNVPESAEKVIYDNSGNAYIIGYGYFTPGGQGQDFITVKCNTSGVAEWTAIYNGQQNGTDRPFGVCVDNSGNVYVTGTSDWSSVASKIITLKYSAAGVLQWICVFDSAGTSVGEAVDICADDNGNVYATGRLSPLNNGYYDLATIKMDADGNIIDSHYFGQVTTASDDGTNIIADNNGNIFSAGQSFSGLTNGEEVVILKYNSSLDTVWTIHVNGTDNSLNEFAIDLDLDDTGNLHALCRIQNTNSGTDYATLKINSDGQILWRTEFNENNAQDIPEDMVLDESGNVFVTGRTRRASGGGYNDFAVIKYNNAGVQQWVSYHDGPKNLDDDPLAINLDANGNVYVSGESNRTGSNFVFTVVKFNSSGNFEWEYAYDINESSRAFAMWIDDVGNVYSAGDGEGTNGNQDLMAVKLVMATDVNDDELLIKRFSLEQNYPNPFNPATTIRFIVGDAYYASPAWVTLRVYDVLGNEIATLVDEYKSPGNYESVFSSDLLPSGVYFYKLQSGNFIESKKMILLK comes from the coding sequence ATGAAAACAGTTTTACTGCTATTTGCTGTATTATATCCTTTATCCGGTTTCGCACAAATCGCACCGGAGTGGATGAGTTTCTTAACCGGTCCCGGTAATGTTCCCGAATCTGCAGAGAAAGTTATTTATGATAATTCAGGTAACGCATACATCATCGGCTATGGATACTTCACTCCCGGCGGACAGGGTCAGGATTTTATCACAGTAAAATGCAATACATCAGGTGTTGCAGAATGGACTGCAATATACAATGGTCAGCAAAACGGAACAGATCGTCCGTTTGGAGTTTGTGTTGATAATTCAGGGAATGTTTATGTAACAGGAACAAGTGATTGGAGTTCTGTTGCAAGCAAAATCATAACTCTCAAATATTCAGCAGCCGGAGTGCTGCAATGGATTTGTGTGTTTGATTCTGCCGGCACTTCTGTTGGTGAAGCAGTCGATATTTGCGCAGATGATAATGGAAACGTTTATGCGACAGGAAGACTTTCACCCTTAAATAACGGTTACTATGATTTGGCAACAATAAAAATGGATGCTGATGGAAATATCATTGACTCGCATTATTTCGGACAGGTGACTACTGCGAGTGATGACGGAACAAATATAATTGCTGATAATAACGGGAATATATTTTCTGCCGGACAAAGTTTCAGCGGCTTAACAAACGGAGAGGAAGTAGTAATACTAAAATATAATTCATCACTTGATACAGTTTGGACCATACATGTTAATGGTACAGACAATAGTCTGAATGAATTTGCAATTGACCTTGATCTGGATGATACCGGGAACCTTCATGCCCTATGCAGAATTCAAAACACAAACAGCGGAACAGACTATGCAACACTAAAAATAAATTCTGACGGACAAATTTTATGGCGTACAGAGTTTAATGAGAATAACGCACAGGATATTCCGGAGGATATGGTGTTGGATGAAAGTGGAAATGTTTTTGTAACCGGAAGAACAAGAAGAGCCTCAGGAGGCGGGTACAATGATTTTGCAGTTATAAAATATAATAACGCCGGGGTGCAGCAATGGGTTTCATATCATGATGGTCCAAAAAATCTTGATGATGATCCGCTTGCAATTAATCTTGATGCAAATGGCAACGTTTACGTCAGCGGCGAAAGCAACCGTACCGGTTCGAACTTTGTATTTACTGTTGTAAAGTTTAATTCGTCAGGAAATTTTGAATGGGAATATGCTTATGACATAAACGAATCATCAAGAGCTTTTGCTATGTGGATTGATGATGTAGGAAACGTATACTCTGCGGGCGATGGTGAAGGGACGAACGGAAACCAGGATTTAATGGCTGTTAAACTTGTAATGGCAACTGACGTGAATGATGATGAGTTATTAATAAAAAGATTTTCACTTGAGCAGAACTATCCAAACCCGTTCAATCCAGCAACTACAATACGGTTTATCGTAGGGGACGCATATTATGCGTCCCCGGCGTGGGTAACGCTGCGCGTGTACGATGTACTTGGGAATGAAATCGCGACGCTCGTTGACGAATATAAATCTCCCGGCAATTATGAAAGTGTTTTCAGTTCAGATTTATTACCAAGCGGAGTTTACTTCTACAAATTACAATCAGGAAACTTTATTGAATCAAAGAAGATGATTTTATTGAAATAG
- a CDS encoding serine/threonine protein kinase — MDKNTWSDLKTIFYKAYELNESEREAFIDKNCSDPEIKKEVLSLLSAHDKSEKFMESTHLLNQSEKENSAFFIGKYFGRYKVEKLIAKGGMGLVFLGVRDDEVKQNAAVKIINPGVASGTVIKRFQNERQTLANLNHPNISRLLDGGITDDGIQFLVMEYIEGIPIDEYCDKKKLNTKERLVLFLKVAAAVRYAHQNLVVHRDLKPNNILITENGEPKLLDFGIAKILSPGEESDTLTHKGMWNLTPEYASPEQIKGESITTSSDVYSLGIILYKLLTGHNPYRIKSVFHQDISRIITQTEPVKPSEVIYQTIEKISDEETTRITPDTISVTREGSVDKLHKKLKGDLDNIVSMAIRKEVERRYSSIEHFAEDVERFLNDKPVKAHEDSWAYRTKKFIKRNKAAVIPAAIIFIIINLGLAGILWQGHLAAKERDTAKLEAEKSNRIKSFLLDMISAPDPRKEGKEVKVIDVINKASGKLQFELSRHPQIEAEIRTMLGNTYQNLGIYNSAESEMNKALEINKKLFGGKSKETAMSLKNLGLVYHYEGDYEKTEQFYNASLEMLKEIEETPSFERALVLDAIGSLMTDKGDYEKAEVITKQALTISESIKGPEDPDVAQIKNNLATSLNYLDKLDEADSLYREALRVFRKHYGNYHIQVSRVINNLAFISIFKKEHDKAIPLLEEALNIKIKVLGEDHPDLILAYSNVGSTYHNIGVYDKAEKYMKASVDAGLKNFDENNVNLSRSYMWYGRALEGNGKYEEGIFYLNKAYEIRRNEFGDKNNLTLTTQLHLGKCLGTAKKYNEAEKQLLQCYSGFKEISGTGNENTNKTLSTLVDLYNSWGKKKEADYYSQLIAK; from the coding sequence ATGGACAAAAACACCTGGTCAGACCTGAAAACAATATTTTATAAAGCATACGAACTTAACGAAAGCGAAAGAGAAGCTTTCATTGATAAAAACTGCAGTGACCCGGAAATAAAAAAAGAAGTTCTCTCTTTACTTAGTGCACATGACAAATCAGAAAAATTTATGGAATCAACCCATCTATTAAATCAATCTGAAAAAGAGAACAGTGCATTTTTTATAGGAAAGTATTTCGGCAGGTACAAAGTTGAAAAACTTATTGCTAAAGGCGGAATGGGGCTGGTGTTTCTTGGAGTTCGCGATGATGAGGTAAAACAAAATGCAGCAGTAAAAATTATTAATCCCGGCGTTGCTTCCGGAACAGTTATTAAAAGATTTCAGAATGAACGGCAGACTTTAGCAAATTTAAATCACCCCAATATTTCAAGACTTCTTGACGGCGGAATTACTGATGATGGAATTCAATTCCTGGTAATGGAATACATCGAGGGAATACCGATTGATGAATATTGCGATAAGAAAAAACTGAACACAAAAGAACGGCTCGTACTTTTTCTTAAAGTTGCGGCAGCAGTCAGGTATGCGCATCAGAATCTTGTAGTCCACAGGGACTTAAAACCCAACAACATATTAATTACAGAAAACGGGGAACCGAAACTTCTTGATTTCGGCATTGCAAAAATTTTATCACCCGGGGAAGAAAGCGATACCCTTACTCATAAAGGTATGTGGAATCTTACACCGGAGTATGCAAGTCCGGAACAGATAAAAGGTGAATCAATTACAACTTCAAGTGATGTTTATTCACTTGGAATAATTTTGTATAAACTTTTAACGGGGCACAATCCATACAGAATAAAAAGTGTATTCCACCAGGACATAAGCCGGATAATTACACAAACTGAACCTGTAAAACCGAGTGAAGTCATCTATCAGACAATTGAAAAAATTTCAGATGAAGAGACCACGCGGATAACACCCGATACAATAAGCGTAACAAGAGAAGGCAGCGTCGATAAACTTCACAAAAAACTTAAAGGTGATCTTGATAACATAGTTTCAATGGCTATCAGGAAAGAAGTTGAGAGACGCTACTCATCAATAGAACATTTTGCTGAAGATGTTGAAAGATTTCTAAATGATAAACCGGTAAAAGCCCACGAAGATTCCTGGGCTTATCGAACTAAAAAATTTATTAAAAGAAATAAAGCTGCGGTTATACCCGCAGCAATTATCTTCATCATAATCAATCTTGGACTTGCAGGAATTTTATGGCAGGGACATCTTGCCGCTAAAGAACGTGACACTGCAAAACTTGAAGCGGAAAAATCAAACCGCATAAAATCGTTTTTACTTGATATGATCTCAGCTCCCGATCCGAGAAAGGAAGGAAAAGAAGTCAAAGTAATTGATGTGATAAATAAAGCATCCGGCAAACTTCAGTTTGAGTTAAGCCGGCACCCGCAGATTGAAGCTGAAATAAGGACGATGCTTGGTAACACTTATCAGAATCTTGGAATTTATAATTCCGCTGAAAGTGAAATGAATAAAGCGCTTGAGATAAACAAAAAACTTTTCGGCGGAAAAAGCAAAGAGACTGCAATGAGTTTGAAAAATCTCGGATTGGTTTATCATTATGAAGGCGACTACGAAAAGACTGAACAATTTTACAATGCCTCACTTGAAATGTTAAAAGAGATTGAAGAAACTCCGTCATTCGAAAGAGCGCTGGTACTTGATGCTATCGGTTCGCTTATGACTGACAAAGGCGATTATGAAAAAGCCGAAGTAATCACGAAACAAGCTCTTACTATCAGCGAAAGCATTAAAGGTCCCGAAGATCCCGACGTAGCGCAAATAAAAAATAATCTTGCCACATCATTAAACTATCTTGATAAACTTGATGAGGCTGATTCGCTATACAGGGAAGCTCTGAGAGTTTTCAGAAAACATTATGGAAATTATCATATACAGGTTTCGAGAGTTATAAATAATCTTGCTTTCATAAGTATTTTTAAAAAAGAACATGATAAAGCAATTCCTCTTCTCGAAGAGGCGCTCAATATCAAAATAAAAGTTTTGGGTGAAGATCATCCCGACCTTATACTCGCGTATTCAAATGTTGGAAGCACTTATCACAATATTGGTGTTTATGATAAAGCTGAAAAATATATGAAAGCCTCCGTTGATGCAGGATTAAAAAACTTTGATGAAAATAACGTAAACCTCAGCCGTTCGTATATGTGGTACGGAAGAGCTTTGGAAGGTAACGGCAAATATGAAGAAGGTATATTTTATCTGAATAAAGCATATGAGATAAGAAGAAATGAATTCGGAGATAAAAATAATCTTACGCTTACAACACAATTACATCTTGGTAAATGCCTGGGGACTGCTAAAAAATATAATGAAGCAGAGAAACAACTCTTGCAATGTTATTCGGGATTCAAAGAAATTTCAGGAACCGGAAATGAAAACACCAATAAAACATTAAGCACTCTTGTTGATCTTTACAATTCATGGGGAAAAAAGAAGGAAGCAGATTATTATTCACAATTAATCGCAAAGTAA